The Cellulomonas fulva genome includes a window with the following:
- a CDS encoding family 43 glycosylhydrolase, producing MALPTWRRGSTAALTTLALVVTGALTAAPALAADPPAPTRTITSPGNPIIADGSLYTADAAPLVGADGRLYVYTGHDEAAPQQGGFVMHDYEILATDDVESGEWDVYEHAMDPGEVFDWTSGNAAYAGQATIGADGRYYWYAPVETTDTSMANRMAIGVAVSDSPVGPWEDAIGAPLVTWADVFGSSANGQEVIDPHVFTDVDGSVYLYWGSWSVARVTKLKTNMVERDGAISTISGLTSFYEAPWVFERGGTYYMLYDWKQGGSSCTPSNYQACIGYATASSPMGPWTYRGIILSGTSATTVHPSMIEHDGTWYITYHTKDAVGGGHFRRSVAIDQVQWDGTTILPVQQTRRDDPAYRLTTNVALGAQVSASFTEQPPMRTTAVNDGFRATTALLPPDQWGNYRGTTSSNETDWLSYQWQAPVRVDSVGIQFHQDSNWIRPPASWKLEYLDAAGDWQPVPGATYPTTVNTWLTVDFDAITTTALRATFAGRASGAYFNSVAVSEWEVYAVQPTAVAPISVSTTPGVAPELPPAARITVDGEELWAPVSWLAVDPADYATEGTFTVQGRALGYADALVEATVVVDEDATTTPPTDDEAPTVSISVSGTSGKDGWYSSNVTARVRAEDAVDYLTDVSTKVGDGAWTTTSGVRYADATITASGTTTISGKAEDSSGNTSAEVSRTVKIDKVAPVVTATLDADARTVTITATDALSGVDAIEYRFDGAGAWQTATAGTPVAAPDGLPHQLVHRVRDVAGNTVTGTTTIPLDEDAELTGNVAKYATASASFTAGWENVNGLNDGTNDLFEDAAAKYGSQWGTWPQVGEQTARLTWSFDVSVDSVGVWWFRDSPDTANAGMIPPSSWVLQYLDADGTTWREVTLDEGATYGRTGTGFDRVDFEPVTTRALRIVAQSWGSAEGGGSTGIREWQVVAAAGEEPVGVTPTAPTFTEALECVAGVPEAATVVVPDVEGVVYRVDGEVVTGSLEVPADASVTVTAEAAEGYELADGATAQWTHTFTAPDCPVELVEVTPVAPTAVAAVCVDGAPADGSVTVPEVEGVRYTVDGEEVTGDVPATVGTTVSVVARPLPGYVLAGDAQVVTYAFGFPAPDCTPAPEQVEVGTVTVSGSATVGSRLTVTTDGWGPDDVRLAYQWQADGAAIAGATGSSFTLTPAQLGATVTVRVTGYGDGLVGASALSAPVGPVAKGTFTTTQPRIAGSAKVGATVRVVVGSWTPAPTSRTYQWFANGAKVWGATGTTLTVAPALAGKKLTVRVTGSRDGFVTASATSAPVTVAKATFTAPKPRISGTAKVGATLTVALGSWSPAPSKVTYRWFVGGKQVATTAKLRLTTAMAGKAVTVKVTGTRSGYTTATVTSSAVMVKR from the coding sequence ATGGCTCTCCCGACCTGGCGGCGCGGCTCGACCGCCGCCCTCACGACCCTCGCGCTCGTCGTGACGGGCGCGCTCACCGCCGCCCCCGCGCTCGCGGCCGACCCGCCCGCGCCCACCCGCACGATCACGTCGCCGGGCAACCCGATCATCGCCGACGGCTCGCTCTACACCGCCGACGCGGCGCCGCTCGTCGGCGCGGACGGGCGCCTGTACGTCTACACCGGCCACGACGAGGCGGCGCCCCAGCAGGGCGGCTTCGTCATGCACGACTACGAGATCCTGGCGACCGACGACGTCGAGTCGGGCGAGTGGGACGTCTACGAGCACGCCATGGACCCGGGCGAGGTCTTCGACTGGACGAGCGGCAACGCCGCCTACGCGGGCCAGGCGACCATCGGCGCGGACGGGCGGTACTACTGGTACGCGCCGGTCGAGACGACCGACACCTCGATGGCCAACCGCATGGCGATCGGCGTCGCCGTGTCCGACTCGCCGGTCGGCCCGTGGGAGGACGCGATCGGCGCGCCGCTGGTGACCTGGGCGGACGTGTTCGGCTCGTCCGCGAACGGCCAGGAGGTCATCGACCCGCACGTCTTCACGGACGTCGACGGCTCGGTGTACCTGTACTGGGGCTCGTGGAGCGTCGCGCGCGTCACCAAGCTCAAGACCAACATGGTCGAGCGGGACGGCGCGATCTCGACGATCTCCGGGCTGACCTCGTTCTACGAGGCGCCGTGGGTGTTCGAGCGCGGCGGCACCTACTACATGCTCTACGACTGGAAGCAGGGCGGCTCGTCCTGCACGCCGTCGAACTACCAGGCCTGCATCGGCTACGCGACGGCGTCCTCCCCGATGGGCCCGTGGACCTACCGGGGCATCATCCTGTCCGGCACGTCGGCGACGACCGTGCACCCGTCGATGATCGAGCACGACGGCACCTGGTACATCACGTACCACACCAAGGACGCCGTGGGCGGCGGTCACTTCCGCCGGTCGGTCGCGATCGACCAGGTGCAGTGGGACGGCACGACGATCCTGCCCGTGCAGCAGACGCGCCGTGACGACCCGGCGTACCGCCTCACGACGAACGTCGCGCTGGGCGCCCAGGTGTCCGCGTCCTTCACCGAGCAGCCCCCGATGCGCACCACCGCTGTCAACGACGGCTTCCGCGCGACCACCGCGCTGCTGCCGCCCGACCAGTGGGGGAACTACCGCGGCACGACGAGCTCGAACGAGACGGACTGGCTGTCCTACCAGTGGCAGGCGCCCGTGCGCGTCGACTCCGTCGGCATCCAGTTCCACCAGGACTCCAACTGGATCCGCCCGCCCGCGTCCTGGAAGCTCGAGTACCTCGACGCCGCGGGCGACTGGCAGCCCGTGCCTGGCGCCACCTACCCGACGACGGTCAACACCTGGCTCACGGTCGACTTCGACGCGATCACGACGACCGCGCTGCGGGCGACCTTCGCGGGCCGCGCGAGCGGTGCGTACTTCAACTCCGTCGCGGTCTCCGAGTGGGAGGTCTACGCGGTCCAGCCGACGGCGGTCGCGCCGATCTCGGTGAGCACCACGCCGGGCGTCGCCCCCGAGCTGCCCCCGGCGGCGCGGATCACGGTCGACGGCGAGGAGCTGTGGGCTCCGGTGAGCTGGCTCGCGGTCGACCCCGCCGACTACGCGACCGAGGGCACCTTCACGGTCCAGGGCCGAGCGCTGGGCTACGCCGACGCGCTGGTCGAGGCCACGGTCGTCGTCGACGAGGACGCCACGACGACCCCGCCGACCGACGACGAGGCGCCCACCGTCTCGATCTCGGTCTCGGGCACGTCCGGCAAGGACGGCTGGTACTCCTCGAACGTCACGGCGCGCGTGCGCGCCGAGGACGCCGTCGACTACCTCACGGACGTCTCGACGAAGGTCGGCGACGGCGCGTGGACCACGACGAGCGGCGTGCGCTACGCGGACGCCACCATCACCGCATCGGGCACGACGACGATCTCCGGCAAGGCCGAGGACTCGTCGGGCAACACCTCCGCCGAGGTGAGCCGCACGGTCAAGATCGACAAGGTCGCGCCCGTCGTGACCGCGACGCTCGACGCCGACGCGCGCACGGTCACCATCACCGCGACCGACGCGCTCTCGGGCGTCGACGCGATCGAGTACCGGTTCGACGGCGCCGGCGCGTGGCAGACCGCCACCGCGGGTACGCCGGTCGCGGCACCCGACGGCCTGCCGCACCAGCTGGTGCACCGCGTGCGCGACGTCGCGGGCAACACCGTCACCGGCACCACGACGATCCCGCTCGACGAGGACGCCGAGCTCACCGGCAACGTGGCGAAGTACGCCACGGCGTCGGCGTCGTTCACGGCGGGCTGGGAGAACGTCAACGGGCTCAACGACGGCACCAACGACCTGTTCGAGGACGCCGCGGCCAAGTACGGCTCGCAGTGGGGGACGTGGCCCCAGGTCGGCGAGCAGACCGCCCGCCTGACCTGGTCGTTCGACGTGAGCGTCGACTCGGTGGGCGTGTGGTGGTTCCGCGACAGCCCGGACACCGCGAACGCCGGCATGATCCCGCCCTCGTCCTGGGTGCTGCAGTACCTCGACGCCGACGGCACCACGTGGCGCGAGGTCACGCTCGACGAGGGTGCGACCTACGGCCGGACCGGCACGGGCTTCGACCGCGTCGACTTCGAGCCGGTCACCACCCGCGCGCTGCGGATCGTCGCGCAGTCCTGGGGGAGCGCCGAGGGCGGGGGCTCGACGGGCATCCGCGAGTGGCAGGTCGTCGCGGCCGCGGGTGAGGAGCCCGTGGGCGTCACGCCCACGGCGCCGACCTTCACCGAGGCGCTCGAGTGCGTCGCCGGCGTGCCCGAGGCCGCCACCGTCGTCGTCCCCGACGTCGAGGGCGTGGTCTACCGGGTGGACGGCGAGGTCGTCACCGGGTCGCTCGAGGTGCCGGCCGACGCGTCGGTCACCGTCACGGCCGAGGCGGCCGAGGGCTACGAGCTCGCGGACGGCGCGACGGCGCAGTGGACGCACACGTTCACCGCGCCCGACTGCCCGGTCGAGCTGGTCGAGGTCACGCCGGTGGCGCCCACCGCGGTCGCCGCGGTCTGCGTCGACGGCGCGCCCGCCGACGGGTCGGTCACGGTCCCCGAGGTCGAGGGCGTGCGCTACACCGTGGACGGCGAGGAGGTCACGGGTGACGTCCCGGCGACCGTCGGCACGACGGTCTCGGTCGTGGCGCGGCCGCTGCCCGGGTACGTCCTGGCCGGCGACGCGCAGGTGGTCACCTACGCGTTCGGCTTCCCGGCCCCCGACTGCACGCCCGCTCCCGAGCAGGTCGAGGTCGGCACGGTGACCGTGAGCGGGTCCGCCACGGTGGGCTCCCGCCTGACGGTCACGACGGACGGCTGGGGTCCCGACGACGTGCGGCTGGCCTACCAGTGGCAGGCCGACGGCGCGGCGATCGCCGGGGCGACCGGCTCGTCGTTCACCCTGACGCCCGCCCAGCTCGGTGCGACGGTCACGGTGCGCGTCACCGGGTACGGCGACGGGCTCGTCGGCGCCTCGGCGCTGTCCGCCCCGGTCGGTCCGGTCGCGAAGGGCACGTTCACCACGACGCAGCCCCGGATCGCCGGGTCGGCGAAGGTCGGCGCGACCGTCCGGGTCGTCGTCGGCTCGTGGACGCCCGCACCCACCTCGCGGACGTACCAGTGGTTCGCCAACGGTGCCAAGGTCTGGGGTGCCACGGGCACGACGCTCACGGTCGCCCCGGCGCTCGCGGGCAAGAAGCTCACGGTGCGCGTGACCGGCTCCCGCGACGGCTTCGTCACGGCCTCGGCGACCTCGGCCCCCGTGACGGTCGCCAAGGCGACGTTCACGGCACCGAAGCCCCGGATCAGCGGGACCGCGAAGGTCGGGGCGACGCTCACGGTGGCCCTGGGCTCCTGGAGCCCCGCGCCGTCGAAGGTCACCTACCGCTGGTTCGTCGGCGGCAAGCAGGTCGCGACCACCGCGAAGCTGCGGCTGACCACCGCCATGGCGGGCAAGGCGGTGACCGTCAAGGTCACCGGCACCCGCTCGGGCTACACCACCGCGACCGTCACCTCCTCGGCGGTCATGGTCAAGCGGTAG
- a CDS encoding LacI family DNA-binding transcriptional regulator, producing the protein MSEHVEGDRAARSSKAGDEGFQGRRTTTLSDVARLAGVSIATASKALNGRAQVRAETRAKVLAAAEQLSFSPNGLARSLLSGRSGTVGLVTHDLEGRFSIPTLMGAEDAFGSGKVSILLCDARGDSIREQHHIQALLGRRVDGLIIVGARPDPRPSLGTLPVPVVYAYAPSDDPQDCSLVTDNVGGGRIAVEHLLACGRTRVAIISGDSSYGAAKDRVTGARQALDAAGLELVGGQALFGAWTEEWGRGATRGLLAKHPDVDAVLCGSDQIARGCLDALRESGREVPQDVAVMGHDNWEILASNARPPLTSVDMNLEELGRRAAARLFEAMEGTPAHGVETIPTRLALRSSTAS; encoded by the coding sequence ATGAGCGAGCATGTCGAGGGGGACCGCGCCGCCCGATCGTCGAAAGCCGGGGACGAAGGCTTTCAGGGGCGCAGGACGACGACGCTGTCCGACGTGGCACGCCTCGCCGGCGTGTCGATCGCGACCGCGTCCAAGGCCCTGAACGGCCGCGCCCAGGTGCGCGCGGAGACGCGCGCCAAGGTCCTGGCCGCCGCCGAGCAGCTCTCGTTCTCCCCCAACGGCCTCGCCCGCAGCCTGCTGTCCGGGCGCTCCGGCACGGTCGGTCTGGTCACCCACGACCTCGAGGGCCGGTTCTCCATCCCGACGCTCATGGGCGCCGAGGACGCGTTCGGCTCCGGCAAGGTCTCGATCCTGCTGTGCGACGCGCGGGGCGACTCGATCCGCGAGCAGCACCACATCCAGGCCCTCCTGGGCCGCCGCGTCGACGGGCTGATCATCGTGGGCGCGCGGCCGGACCCGCGGCCGTCGCTGGGCACGCTGCCCGTGCCGGTGGTGTACGCGTACGCGCCGTCCGACGACCCGCAGGACTGCTCGCTCGTCACCGACAACGTCGGTGGCGGCCGGATCGCGGTCGAGCACCTGCTCGCGTGCGGTCGCACCCGCGTCGCGATCATCTCCGGCGACTCGAGCTACGGCGCCGCCAAGGACCGCGTCACCGGCGCGCGCCAGGCGCTCGACGCGGCGGGCCTCGAGCTCGTGGGCGGCCAGGCGCTCTTCGGCGCGTGGACCGAGGAGTGGGGCCGCGGTGCCACCCGCGGGCTCCTCGCCAAGCACCCCGACGTCGACGCCGTCCTGTGCGGGTCCGACCAGATCGCGCGCGGCTGCCTCGACGCGCTGCGCGAGTCCGGCCGCGAGGTGCCCCAGGACGTCGCCGTCATGGGTCACGACAACTGGGAGATCCTGGCCAGCAACGCCCGGCCCCCGCTCACGAGCGTCGACATGAACCTCGAGGAGCTCGGCCGCCGCGCCGCCGCCCGCCTGTTCGAGGCGATGGAGGGCACCCCCGCCCACGGCGTGGAGACCATCCCCACCCGCCTCGCCCTCCGCAGCAGCACCGCCAGCTGA
- a CDS encoding ABC transporter substrate-binding protein, whose protein sequence is MRKVHPRGRTRLVAGLAVAGIALAGLTACSGDDEGPSDTSSNGGASSAEGVDDGTELTMWTRAPLEAQATRLVEAYNASHDNQVKLEIVPNDDMESKVGGAAANEELPDLLAGDVVRVPYWVDNGLFADITDQIDSLPFKDDISGGHIDAGTVDGAMHTLPFVQDISVMVWNKELYKEAGLDPEAGPTTLAEFQEQAQAVADLKKDGVSGTYYGGNCGGCLVFTWFPTIWASGEEVVSEDGTQSLLNSDAAKAVYETYAGLNESGAVGAGSKEETGATWVAPFQGGNIGVMPYPQTVVQAAIDAGIDVGVGPIPGVDGGNSTFLGGDAMGISKDSDHVDQAWNFLAWMLSDDTQLDVVAKAGDVVSRNSLLDNEYTKDDPAAMVAAEAIPNGRTPVAPYFAEAFNASGSPWVTLVRNATFERTDTVDADNDAITAILSQ, encoded by the coding sequence ATGAGGAAGGTCCACCCTCGCGGGCGTACGCGCCTGGTGGCGGGTCTGGCCGTGGCGGGCATCGCGCTCGCCGGTCTGACGGCATGCAGCGGTGACGACGAGGGCCCGAGCGACACCTCGTCGAACGGCGGCGCCTCGAGCGCCGAGGGTGTCGACGACGGCACCGAGCTGACCATGTGGACGCGCGCGCCGCTCGAGGCGCAGGCCACGCGCCTCGTCGAGGCGTACAACGCGAGCCACGACAACCAGGTCAAGCTCGAGATCGTCCCGAACGACGACATGGAGTCCAAGGTCGGCGGCGCGGCCGCCAACGAGGAGCTCCCCGACCTGCTCGCCGGCGACGTCGTCCGGGTGCCCTACTGGGTCGACAACGGCCTGTTCGCGGACATCACGGACCAAATCGACAGCCTGCCGTTCAAGGACGACATCTCGGGCGGGCACATCGACGCGGGCACGGTCGACGGCGCGATGCACACGCTGCCCTTCGTCCAGGACATCTCCGTGATGGTCTGGAACAAGGAGCTCTACAAGGAGGCGGGCCTCGACCCGGAGGCCGGACCCACGACGTTGGCCGAGTTCCAGGAGCAGGCCCAGGCCGTCGCCGACCTCAAGAAGGACGGCGTGTCCGGCACCTACTACGGCGGCAACTGCGGTGGCTGCCTGGTCTTCACCTGGTTCCCGACCATCTGGGCGTCGGGCGAGGAGGTCGTCTCCGAGGACGGCACGCAGTCGCTGCTCAACAGCGACGCCGCCAAGGCGGTGTACGAGACGTACGCAGGCCTCAACGAGTCGGGCGCCGTGGGCGCCGGCTCGAAGGAGGAGACCGGCGCGACCTGGGTGGCTCCCTTCCAGGGCGGCAACATCGGCGTGATGCCGTACCCGCAGACCGTGGTCCAGGCCGCGATCGACGCCGGCATCGACGTCGGCGTCGGCCCGATCCCCGGTGTCGACGGGGGGAACTCCACGTTCCTCGGCGGCGACGCGATGGGCATCTCCAAGGACTCGGACCACGTCGACCAGGCGTGGAACTTCCTGGCCTGGATGCTGTCCGACGACACGCAGCTGGACGTCGTCGCCAAGGCCGGTGACGTGGTCTCCCGCAACTCGCTGCTCGACAACGAGTACACCAAGGACGACCCGGCGGCGATGGTGGCCGCCGAGGCCATCCCGAACGGGCGCACCCCGGTGGCCCCGTACTTCGCCGAGGCGTTCAACGCCTCGGGCAGCCCGTGGGTGACCCTCGTGCGCAACGCGACGTTCGAGCGGACCGACACGGTCGACGCGGACAACGACGCGATCACGGCGATCCTCTCGCAGTGA
- a CDS encoding carbohydrate ABC transporter permease, which produces MTLTQNPPTAAGTPRVTSRRSARTRRSLRAWAYASPTAALVLVFFVVPVVLVFFMSGSDWPLLAGNKGFNFPDNYTDVVDQRMFWPAIWFTLKYTVIATVLLIALGLGLAFLVQEASRWRAFLRTTFLLPTALGLASASLLFYALYSPQVGPIAPLLEKLGLTEGVVSPLGTPSGALWSTVILIVWRFAGFYMLLLLVGLQSIPGEVYEAARIDGASRWQIFRGITIPLLRPSLALSTIMCVTGSLLAFDQFYILTKGGPDGSTMTVVQLVYSLAFESKRDLGMAAALSVIVLLALVVINVVQLRALRGSDDDVKKKGAAA; this is translated from the coding sequence ATGACCCTCACGCAGAACCCGCCGACGGCGGCAGGCACGCCCCGCGTGACCTCCCGCCGGTCGGCCCGGACCCGGCGCAGCCTGCGCGCCTGGGCCTACGCGAGCCCCACCGCGGCGCTCGTCCTCGTCTTCTTCGTCGTCCCCGTCGTCCTCGTGTTCTTCATGTCGGGGTCGGACTGGCCGCTGCTGGCCGGCAACAAGGGGTTCAACTTCCCCGACAACTACACGGACGTCGTCGACCAGCGCATGTTCTGGCCCGCGATCTGGTTCACGCTGAAGTACACCGTGATCGCGACCGTCCTGCTGATCGCGCTCGGCCTGGGCCTGGCGTTCCTGGTGCAGGAGGCGAGCCGCTGGCGGGCGTTCCTGCGCACGACCTTCCTGCTGCCGACCGCGCTCGGCCTGGCCTCGGCGTCGCTGCTGTTCTACGCGCTGTACTCCCCGCAGGTCGGCCCGATCGCGCCGCTGCTGGAGAAGCTCGGGCTCACCGAGGGCGTCGTCTCGCCGCTCGGCACGCCGTCCGGCGCGCTGTGGTCGACCGTCATCCTCATCGTCTGGCGGTTCGCCGGCTTCTACATGCTGCTGCTGCTCGTCGGGCTGCAGTCCATCCCCGGCGAGGTGTACGAGGCCGCGCGGATCGACGGCGCCTCGCGCTGGCAGATCTTCCGCGGGATCACCATCCCGCTGCTGCGCCCGTCCCTCGCGCTGTCGACGATCATGTGCGTCACGGGCTCGCTGCTGGCGTTCGACCAGTTCTACATCCTGACCAAGGGCGGGCCGGACGGGTCGACGATGACCGTCGTCCAGCTGGTCTACAGCCTCGCCTTCGAGTCCAAGCGCGACCTCGGCATGGCCGCCGCGCTCTCGGTGATCGTGCTGCTCGCCCTCGTCGTCATCAACGTCGTCCAGCTGCGCGCGCTGCGCGGCTCCGACGACGACGTGAAGAAGAAGGGGGCAGCGGCATGA
- a CDS encoding carbohydrate ABC transporter permease yields the protein MTRFTQGLTRTPFYVLTGGLAVIFLYPIIWTAISSVSPQPGSAQVNGFGFGNYETVLNYQAGLWTYLGNSLVISATAVIATLVASTLGGYAFARFTFPGKNALFLLTLAILMVPYATLLIPLMTWLKTIGLNNTLVGVGLVLAVFQLPFATFMMRISFEAVPKEMEEAALVDGCGSFGALRRVLLHAVKPGLITVGLFAFLAAWNDFMVPLFLVGGDNAPLPLAMVNMRQQVMGVIDYGATQAGVVILTVPCVLLFLVLQRHYVNGFMSGALKG from the coding sequence ATGACCCGGTTCACCCAGGGCCTGACCCGCACACCGTTCTACGTGCTGACCGGCGGACTGGCGGTCATCTTCCTCTACCCGATCATCTGGACCGCGATCAGCTCGGTCTCCCCGCAGCCGGGCTCGGCGCAGGTGAACGGCTTCGGGTTCGGCAACTACGAGACGGTCCTGAACTACCAGGCCGGGCTGTGGACGTACCTCGGGAACTCGCTGGTGATCAGCGCGACCGCGGTCATCGCCACGCTCGTCGCGTCCACGCTGGGCGGCTACGCGTTCGCCCGGTTCACGTTCCCCGGCAAGAACGCGCTGTTCCTGCTGACGCTCGCGATCCTCATGGTCCCGTACGCGACCCTGCTGATCCCGCTGATGACCTGGCTCAAGACGATCGGGCTGAACAACACGCTCGTCGGCGTCGGCCTGGTGCTCGCGGTGTTCCAGCTCCCGTTCGCGACGTTCATGATGCGGATCTCCTTCGAGGCCGTGCCCAAGGAGATGGAGGAGGCCGCGCTGGTCGACGGCTGCGGCTCGTTCGGTGCGCTGCGCCGCGTGCTGCTGCACGCCGTGAAGCCCGGCCTCATCACCGTCGGCCTGTTCGCCTTCCTGGCGGCCTGGAACGACTTCATGGTCCCGCTGTTCCTGGTCGGCGGCGACAACGCGCCCCTCCCGCTGGCGATGGTGAACATGCGCCAGCAGGTCATGGGCGTCATCGACTACGGCGCCACCCAGGCCGGCGTGGTGATCCTCACCGTGCCGTGCGTCCTGCTGTTCCTGGTGCTCCAGCGCCACTACGTCAACGGATTCATGTCCGGGGCACTGAAGGGATGA